In Brachypodium distachyon strain Bd21 chromosome 2, Brachypodium_distachyon_v3.0, whole genome shotgun sequence, one genomic interval encodes:
- the LOC100836244 gene encoding ras/Rap GTPase-activating protein SynGAP, producing MVLMADDDNHHHHRTVANPSSPPSDSPPPAPAHRTRLHSFSFPTLSWGTHRLLRCSKNPASSPPLTAPDTPSPDKETAARGNTGGVGGSGGGSPQRPWNLRTRRSATAAPRKVRPDDAADAAAEHGPARPAEAKKRGFSIVLSKEEIVRDFALIRGTRPPRRPKKRPRTVQRQLDSLYPGLCLKGVTPDSYKIEER from the exons ATGGTCCTCATGGCAGACGACgacaaccaccaccaccaccgcacCGTCGCCAATCCCTCGTCGCCTCCGTCCGATTCCCcgccccccgcgccggcgcaCCGCACCCGGCTCCACAGCTTCTCCTTCCCCACGCTCAGCTGGGGCAcccaccgcctcctccgctgctCCAAGAACCCCGCCTCGTCGCCTCCGCTCACGGCTCCCGATACCCCGTCCCCGGACAAGGAGACGGCAGCCCGCGGTAACACCGGTGGCGTAGGCGGAAGCGGAGGCGGTTCGCCTCAGCGGCCGTGGAACCTCCGCACCCGccgctccgccaccgccgcgccgcgtAAGGTGCGGCCGGACGACGCGGCCGATGCTGCCGCGGAGCACGGGCCGGCGCGCCCTGCAGAGGCCAAGAAGCGGGGGTTTTCCATTGTGCTGTCCAAGGAGGAGATCGTCCGAGACTTCGCGTTGATCCGCGGGACGCGGCCCCCGCGCCGGCCCAAGAAGCGCCCCCGCACggtgcagcggcagctcgac TCGCTGTACCCTGGATTGTGCCTTAAGGGTGTCACGCCGGACTCGTACAAGATCGAGGAG CGGTGA
- the LOC100836549 gene encoding heat shock cognate 70 kDa protein has product MTGTGDQQEGGTIAIGIDLGTSWSCVGVYRHRHGRVEIIINEQGSRTTPSCVAFSDTESLLVGEAALNQAARNPTNTVSGAKRLPGRRFSDASVRSDMNLWPFKVVAGRGDKPMIAASHRRRQKLLAGEEIAAMLLVKIKRDAESYLGGTVTNAVVTVPVSFDVLQRRATKDAFAVAGLDVLGVVHEPVAAAVAYYGLFHESGTETKNVVVFDLGGGHTSAALLTISAGKIAVEATAGDAHLGGEDFDGRMVEHFVEQLKTEYGKEDVGRSARALVRLRAACEQAKRTLSSSTWAPIEIDCLLEGVDFRTTITRDQFEDLNTDLFCRCMEPVKKCLSDAKLDRSNVHDVVLVGGSTRIPCLRRMLRDLFDGKELLRKDINPEEAVARGAAILAAAVVSRVPDSDLLDLILSDTTPRSLGVEAAGGAMAVIIPKNSTIPIRREQIIALHSQEPTSVVIPVFEGENPIARENSLLGELKLSAVHRGTQRGGSERQVSVCFDIDADGVMTVNARDRATKNANQMKFMDKGQLSKQEIERMAEEAAEYMAQDAENRDRVNAKNLLEECLYVKRRKIEAERKKANDALSGLEQMIQQVDNDQVSSAKKFREDLEVLMVEGSTVAGKLGDA; this is encoded by the exons ATGACGGGGACGGGTGATCAGCAGGAGGGCGGCACGATTGCGATAGGCATCGACCTCGGGACTTCGTGGTCTTGCGTCGGCGTGTACCGGCACCGGCACGGCCGCGTGGAGATCATAATCAACGAACAAGGCAGCCGGACAACGCCGTCCTGCGTCGCGTTCTCGGATACGGAGAGCCTCCTCGTCGGCGAGGCGGCCCTGAACCAGGCCGCCCGGAACCCCACTAACACCGTCTCCG GTGCTAAGCGACTGCCGGGAAGGAGATTCAGCGACGCGTCCGTGCGGTCCGACATGAATCTATGGCCATTCAAGgtcgtcgccggccgcggcgacaAGCCAATGATCGCCGCGAGCCACAGACGCAGGCAGAAGCTGCTCGCCGGGGAGGAGATCGCAGCCATGCTGCTCGTAAAGATAAAGAGGGACGCTGAGTCCTACCTCGGAGGCACCGTCACGAACGCCGTGGTCACGGTCCCCGTGTCCTTCGACGTCCTCCAGCGGCGCGCCACCAAGGACGCCTTCGCCGTCGCGGGCCTCgacgtcctcggcgtcgtccACGAgcccgtggccgccgccgtcgcgtaCTACGGCCTCTTCCACGAAAGTGGCACGGAGACGAAGAACGTGGTCGTCTTTGACCTTGGGGGCGGTCACACCAGCGCGGCACTCCTGACGATCTCCGCCGGCAAGATCGCCGTCGAGGCAACAGCCGGCGACGCCCACCTCGGCGGCGAGGATTTCGACGGGCGCATGGTCgagcatttcgtcgaacagcTGAAGACAGAGTACGGGAAAGAAGACGTCGGCCGCAGCGCGAGGGCTCTGGTGAGGCTGAGGGCGGCGTGCGAGCAGGCGAAGAGGACGCTCTCGTCAAGTACCTGGGCCCCCATCGAAATCGACTGCCTGCTCGAGGGCGTCGACTTCCGCACGACCATCACCCGGGATCAGTTCGAGGACCTCAACACGGACCTCTTCTGCAGGTGCATGGAGCCTGTGAAGAAGTGCCTCAGCGACGCCAAGCTCGACAGGAGCAACGTGCAcgacgtcgtcctcgtcggcggGTCAACCCGAATCCCTTGCCTGCGGCGTATGCTTCGGGATCTTTTTGATGGGAAAGAGCTCCTCCGCAAAGACATCAACCCCGAGGAAGCCGTGGCGCGCGGCGCTGCCATTCTCGCCGCTGCCGTAGTCAGCCGCGTGCCCGACAGTGACTTGCTGGACCTGATCCTGTCCGACACCACGCCGCGCTCGCTCGGcgtggaggcggccggcggtgccATGGCCGTGATCATCCCCAAGAATAGCACCATTCCCATCAGAAGGGAGCAGATTATTGCCCTCCATTCTCAAGAGCCGACGAGTGTCGTTATCCCGGTGTTTGAAGGCGAGAACCCCATCGCAAGGGAGAACAGCTTGCTCGGCGAGCTCAAGCTTTCTGCCGTCCATCGTGGAACACAACGCGGGGGCAGCGAACGCCAGGTTTCGGTGTGCTTTGACATCGATGCAGACGGAGTCATGACGGTGAACGCGAGGGACAGGGCGACCAAGAATGCGAACCAGATGAAGTTCATGGACAAAGGCCAGCTGAGCAAGCAGGAGATCGAGAGgatggccgaggaggcagcGGAGTACATGGCACAGGACGCGGAGAACAGGGACAGGGTCAACGCGAAGAACCTGCTCGAAGAATGCTTGTACGTGAAGCGCCGTAAGATTGAGGCCGAAAGGAAGAAGGCGAACGATGCTCTTTCCGGCTTGGAGCAGATGATTCAGCAGGTGGACAACGACCAGGTTTCCAGCGCCAAGAAGTTCCGAGAGGATTTGGAGGTGCTCATGGTGGAGGGGAGCACCGTCGCTGGTAAGCTGGGTGATGCGTGA
- the LOC100846507 gene encoding formin-like protein 15, giving the protein MAAAADPRAKTPATPSSHHLKPWVPPPRGSRVPSLLPAVSGASRDRRRSSTSSSHRRGGDASAADEEPYDAGLEDLRAKLMGHLHDAADRLRLPQAHKSHRSPAPAEPKPPLPPPPPPPPAPPQDAAAAVVAAASMPWTLRERKRRPSARGSAAAAAAQATTTAAAGTARDDGERAPFALALEAEEIEEDIYALTGARPRRRPRKRSRIVQRQLDSLFPGLWLTEITADAYRVPDD; this is encoded by the exons atggcggccgccgcggatcCGAGGGCAAAGACGCCGGCCACGCCGTCGTCGCACCACCTGAAGCCGTGGGTGCCGCCGCCTCGTGGCAGCCGCGTGCCTTCCCTGCTGCCAGCCGTCTCCGGGGCCTCCCGCGATCGACGCCGCTCCTCGACGTCGTCGTCCCAccgacgcggcggcgacgcgagcGCCGCGGACGAGGAGCCTTACGACGCCGGGCTGGAAGATCTCCGGGCCAAGCTCATGGGCCACCTCCATGACGCCGCCGACCGCCTTCGCCTGCCCCAGGCGCACAAGTCCCACCGgtcgcctgcgccggcggagCCCAAGCctccgctcccgccgccgccgccgccgcccccggctCCACCGCAGGACGCCGCTGCGGCCGTGGTGGCCGCTGCCAGCATGCCGTGGACCCTGAGGGAGCGGAAgcgtcgtccatcagcccgcgggagcgcggcggcggcggcggcgcaagcgACGACGACCGCGGCGGCCGGTACGGCGCGggacgacggcgagcgcgCCCCGTTCGCGCTCGcgctggaggcggaggagatcgaggaggACATCTACGCCTTGACCGGCgcccggccacggcggcggcctcggaaGCGGTCGCGCATcgtgcagcggcagctcgat TCGCTGTTCCCGGGGCTGTGGCTGACCGAGATCACCGCCGACGCCTACCGGGTCCCCGACGACTAG